taaaactatcatCTACTTGAAGACGACACAATCTCACAGTCAGAAAACATGTACAcgtagaaaaatatacaaatttattaaaaattatgggGATAAACAGGTAAGTCCAGAAAATTTGTAGGATAGAAGAGAAATATAACAAATCGCTATATTTTTTAGCACTagtaatgaaaaatatatatatataaaaaattccaGTTATAGCAGTGTCTAAAGGagcaaaatatttatgaataaattttaaaaaagcacaaaacTTACACTATGTACtctgaaatttattaaaaattgaagaaagaagtgaaataaaacctaaagaaataaaaacatcctatgttcatgaattggaagtCTTTATGTTTTTAAGATGACACATACTACCCAAGTTGATCCATCGATTCAACATAATCCCTGAAAGAATCCAAGATGGCTTCTTTGCAGAAATtgaaaagataattataaaattttatatagaaatGTGAGAgactcagaatagccaaaatgatctttaaaaacaaacaaaaaatccagaaAACTCACATTCCCAAATTTCAATGCTTATTATAAAACAATATAGATCAAAATAGGATATACTGATAAAAAGATAGGCAcggagatcaatgaaatagaattgaGTTCAGAAATCAAACCATGTGTCCATGATCAATAGGTTATCTACAAGGGTGCCTGCCGAGAACACTCAATGGGTATTGAATAGTcctttcaataaatagtgctgagtCATTTGGATATCCACacataaaagaataaagttggacccTGGCCTCATACcacatgcaaaaattaattcaactGGGTCAAAAAcctaaatgtagaatttaatgctacaaaactcttagaagaaagtataggGGAAAGTCTTTATGATCTTGAATTAATCAAGAGATTCTTAGTTATGGTATCAAAAGCATGAGCAAAAAAGTTAGAAatagcatgaatcctgtgtactcaattttgatataaggaaaattaaagacaattaaggacacagtggggtaggggagggagagagcagagagagaaagaaggagggagaggtggggaaaggaagaccagagagagggaaggagggagggggtggggccttggtatgtgccacaccttttggggtcaagacaggattataagagggactttacctaacaaatacaatcaatgtaacctggttttcttatactctcaatgaatccccaatgaaaaaatgaaaagttagaaatagataaattaaaacctattaaaattataaaacacttttGCTTCAAAGGAAACtgtaaagaaagtgaaaaatgaaCCTACaggatgagagaaaatattttatatcatatatGTGGTCATGAATATGAATCtagaatttaaacaaaaattaaaattcaacacACACAGCccaattaaaaatgaggaaaggacTTGAATATGCCTTTCTccaaattaaatacacaaatgacCATTAAGtttataattacataatttattGTTAGGTAAATGTAATTCAAACCCCCAGTGATACACCACTTCCCACTCACTATAAGCACATGGACGATACAACCTGAAAATTCCTTTGCCACCTTTCATCATGTCATTTTTCACAATTCACTTTAGAATCTTACCTCTATGGGCTCAATCAGACAGCAGCAGTATAAAGCATTTTCCACACTGTGAGATTCATAAATTAGAATCTATTTATCTTTGTCTTCTAAATTAATTTAGATAGCATTTGCATTCTTTGTTCCTTGACAGTTTAAACAATTATTAAGTCATCTGGTCTAATtttttgcagagaaaaaaatctatcaaagaattacttcttttttttttttattgttggggattcattgagggtacaataagccaggttacactgattacaattgttaggtaaagtccctcttgcaatcatgtcttgcccccataaagtgtgacacacaccaaggcctcacccccctcctttAAGAAGAAGAATTACTTCTTAAAAATTTCCATGAAAAATggcatcataaaatcccaaaactacagatgttggtgtggatgtggagaaaagggaacacttctgcactgctggtgggaatgcaagccagaacattccttttggaaggaagtttggagaacactcagtgatctaaatgtagacctgccatttgatcctgcaattcctcttctaggtgtatatccaaaggaccaaaaatcatttgacaaaaaagatatttacaccagattgttcattgcagctcaattcataattgccaagtcatggaagaagccatcaacccatgaacggattaataaattgtggtatatttataccatggaatactatgcagcattaaaaaaaatggagactttaccacttttatgtttacatggatggagctggaaaatattcttcttagtaaagtatctcaagaatggaagaaaaaatatccaatgtactcagtactactgtgaaaccaatttataatcactcacacttgcatatgaaaaatgaaacacaactatagcctaggatgaaggagggaaggggagggagaggggaaaatggagggggtgggttgatagagggagggttagtaggagGACCACTcatatggagcacattgcaagtacaaattggatctatcaggtgtagaacacaaatgtcataatgctgtaattgggtgaatgaggtgaaagctatgttgattagtaggatgtaagcattccaatttgtacaaataatcaacacaatgaatcccataatggaataaatgtatttatgatctatgtacaaatgacttaataaaaaaaaattctgttgctTTTTGGGTAATTtttgtcagtttatttttttatttaatcatagctgtgtacattaatgcaatcatggggtaaaatgtgctagttttatatacaatttgaaatattttcatcaaactggttaacatagccttcaccgcattttcatagttattgtgtacagacatttatattctacacttaataaatttaacatgtacattGTAAAATGCatcaattactctccctccacccatcctactccttctccccttcttcttgggctatctttgggttatagctttcatatgaaagctataaatgaaagctataaattggttttatagtagggctgaatacattggatactttttcttacattcttgagatactttgctaagaagaatatgttccagctccatccatataaacatgagagaggtaaagtctccatctttctttaaggctgcataatattccatggtgtacatataccacaatttattgatccattcatgggttgatgggcatttgggcttcttccataacttagcaattatgcattgagctgcaacaaacattctggtgcaaatatctttgttataaactgatttttggccttctggacATATACGTagaagaggaattgaaggatagaatggcaggtctattttttgatccctaagtgatcttcaaacatctttccaaaaggaatgtattaacttgcattcccaccagcagtgtagaaatgttcccttttttccatgtccatgccaacgtctctggttttgggattttgtgatgtaggctaatcttactggagttagatgatatctcaaattagttttgatttgcatttctctgatgattaagggtgatgagcattttttctggtgtctgtaggccgtgcacctgtcttcttcagagaagtttcttttcaagtcccttgcatcctgagatgggatcacttgttcttttcttgctaatatgtttgagttctctgtggattctggtttgttggagacataacctgcaaatatcttctcccattctgagggctgtctgcttgctttacttactgcgttcttggctgtgcagaggctttttagtttgatcagacttcagtaatgtatttttggtgtaacttcaattgcccggaggaccttcctcataaaatattcccagaccaatttcttcaagtgttttccctgcattttcttctagtatttttatagtttcatgtcttaagtttaaatctttaatccagtgagagtctgttttagttaattgtgaaaggtgtgtttcagtttcagtttcagtcttctacatgtcaccagccagttcacccagcaccatttgttaattagaaaatcttttccccactgaatgtttttaattggcttgtcaaagatcaaataaccgtaagtagctgggttcatctcttgattctccattctgttccatacatcttcctctctgtttttgtgccagtaccatgctgttttgatcactatagatttatagtgtaatctgaggtctggtagcgcgattcctcctgctttgtttttatttctgagtagtgtcttggctatttgagtttttttctgattccatataaaatgaagtattattttttgaagatctttaaagtatgacagtagagctttaatagggattacattgaaattgtatattgctttgggtagtagggacagttaaacaatgttgattcttcccagccatgtgcatggtatgtttttccatttgttaacatcttcggctatttcttttcttagagtttcatagttctctttatagagattttttttttttttttttttttgtagaggcagtctcactttaccaccctcggtagactgccatgacgtcacatggctcacagcaacctccagctcttgggcttactcgattctcttgcctcagcctcccaagtagctgggactacaggcatctgacacaatgcctggctatctttatagagatctttcacgtcctttgttaagtaaactcctaaatatttcatcttctttgacactactgtgaaaggaatagagtccttgattgttttttcagcttgatgcagtttaattttttcagaaatttatctgtttctattcaaattttaaatttatttgaataTGATTAAACAAAAAGTTATCTTAAGCTACTTTTAATTTTCCTGTATTGTGATCATATCCTCATTATTAGTTCTAACTCCATGTATTTGTACTTTTACCTTCctttttgattaattgtactagtcaattctctttctttttcttttaccccctcccttccttttctccctccctttcttccaccTTCCTTTCTATCTTCCtctacttcttcctttctttgctcctttttcttCATTGACCTCTTGCTCTACTTACTATGATTATCTTTATTTCTCAAAAACTAATGCTACTATGAAAATACAGTGTTCTAAAGCAAAAACAGccatatagctaagacagttcttagtaataaaaacaaagccaggggcatcagcataccagactttaggctgtaccaCAAGACTTTAGTGGTCAATactgcatggtattggcacaaaaataaagacatagacattaggaattgaatagaaaaccaggaaatgaaactaacatcttacaaccaccagTTTACCAccagataaaccaaacaagaacatacactgggggaaacaatccctattcaataaatggtgctgggagaactggatatccatatataAAATACTGAAATGGGACactcacctttctccactcacaaaaattgatacaagatgaataaaagacttaaatttaaggcatgaaatgatttaaaaaatgctcaaagaaatcataggaaaagcattgaaagatattggcctggggaaagactttccgtggcaattgcaacaacaataaaaataaacaaaatgggacttaaactgaaaagcttctgtacagctaaggagacaacgaccaaagcaaatagacaacctacacaatgggaaaggatatttgcatattttgaatcagacaaaatcttgataactaggatctacagagaactcaaattaatccacatgaaaaaagccaacaatcccatataccaatggacaagacacatgaatagtaccttatctaaagaagacagattaaaggctaacaaacatgaaaaaattgctcataatctctaattattagagaaatgcaactcaaaaccacccagagatatcatctaaccacagtgagaatggcccacagcacaaaatctcaaaactgcagatgctggtgtagatgtggaaagaaaggaacacttttacactgctggtgggactgcaaactaaacaaccttttttgaaggaagtatggagaaccctcaggcaactcaaactagacctcccatttgatcctgcaatcccattactgggatatctaccaagaaggaaaaaaaatccttctaccatAAAGACCCTTGAACTAGACTGTTTggcacagctcaatttacaattgccaaaatgtggaaaaagcttaaatgcccaccaacccaggaatggattagcaagctgtggtctatgtataccatggaatactattcagctatttaaaaagatggaaactttacatcctttgtattaacccagatggaagtggaacacattcttcttagtaaagcattacaagaatggagaagcatgaatcatatgtactcaattttgatatgaagacaatcaatgacctagtacacggtagTGAGTGAGGAaacaggagagcagagagaaaggaggaaggggtgtGGGGCAAAGCAAGAGCAGAGAGAGAtaaggagggaagagggtgagGTCTTGGTGTgagacacatcttttgggggcaagacataattataagagggactttacctaacaaatgcaatcagtgtaacgtggtttcttgtaccctcaatgaatcccaacaacaacaaccaaaagaaaatacagtgttccaaaacatttttaatatttttattacatgcaAATGTGTACAAACACACATTCACATATTatcatatagatttttttttttttttttggctggagctgggtttgaacccgccacctccggcatatgggactggtgtcctactccttgagctacaggcgccgccctatctatAGATTTTAAAACTGCATCCTCTGTGTTGTAGGAAAATGGTGAGGCCAGAACATACCAGGCTATTGAACAATACTTTAAATGCTTTGTATGCAAAATGATGACTTATTTAGAAGTACTCTACTTATATCACTTTTATTTATCAATgctgagtaattttttaaatttaaaaaattttatttgtcatcAGAGGGGAAAACCTGCCTAGTGATTTCTTTAAAGCTATCTGCATGTCTTTGTTTCTCAAACTGTAAACGATGGGGTTAAGCAGAGGAGTCAGCACTGTGTATGTCACAGCCATCAGCATGTCTTCAGGGAAGGAGTCCCTGTTCTTGGGCCTCAAATAGACAAAGCAAGCAAATCCATAATGTATAGACACGACAGTAAGGTGGGAGAAGCAAGTGGAGAAGGCCTTATACCTCCCCTCTGCAGAGGGCATTCTCATGACTATGAACACAATAAAGACATAGGAAATCATGATTAAAATAAAGCTGCCCACTAACACAAAGGCAGAAAGCACAAAAATAACCATTTCATGAAAAGAAGTGTAATCACAAGCAAGGCAGACCACAGGTGAGATGTCACAAAAGAAGTGCTGGATAGTGTtcaagtcacaaaaagacaagttGAATATAGTGATGGCAATCCACAGTGAAACCAGGGAGCCAACCACCCAAGAAGTCATCATCAAATGCAAGCAGGTCTTCCTTGTCACAAGGGTGTGATAGTGCAGTGGGTTGCGGATGGCTGTGTACCGGTCATAGGACATGGCCGCCATGATAAAACAGTTGTTGGCTGccaagccaaaaaagaaaaacatctgtgtGGCACATTCAGGGAGAGAAATGGTCTTATTTTCTGAAAGCAAGTCCACTAACATGCGGGGGATGACTACCATAGTGGTACAGGTTTCTGATAAGGACAGGCCACAGAGCAGAAAATACATGGGAGTGTGAAGGTTGTGACTAAGCTTGATGGCCACCATTATGGACATGTTTGAAGCTAGGATGGTCACatggaagaagaaaatcaccacaAAGAGCAGAATCTCTAGGTCTGGGAAACTGGAAAATCCCCACAAAAAGAATGTGCTTACAGCAGTGTGATTGCTCATCTTCCTAATGGGTACAAACACTTTCTACCAATGGCACAGAGGTGCTCTTGATCGAGACTctgagataattttaaaaagctctttaTGCATTGATGCTACCTGGACTTGTCAGGAATCCGCACAAATGTAAGGCAACTTTTAGAGAAATCGAGACAAGGAAGTTAAATGCACATGGAAATTATCAGTGTCAGAAGAATCTGAATGGTGACAAGAAAGATTCTAGTATGAGAATATGTACCAGTGCTACAGGGTGGCTCCAAATATCTTCTTGGATTCTAGCCACTAAAGCACTCTTGATCTCTTTTCTCCATCCTAGATCTGCAAAGAAGAGGCAAAAGATGAATAAGAGTTCTTTGATCTCACCTACTGGATTTTGAGATCCcatatttttcaaatgctttttgtaaTCTAAGGGTACCCTGGCACTCAGAAGTGCTTAATAAACTGtgatttaatgaataaaataattcaataatttaaaattaatttagaaaataattttaaaaattatggaaagACTGGTGAAAATTTCCACAAgaaatttcacatttcttttctttctttctttttttttttttaatagacagagtctcactttgtcaccctcagttgagtgctgtggcatcacagctcacagcaacctccagctgttgggcttaggcgattctcttgcctcagtctccagaataGCTTGGACTAccggtgcttgccacaacacctggctacttttttgttgtagtttggctgggtccacattcgaacccgccaccctcggtatttggggtgtgtgccctactcactgagccacaagcactccccaaatttcacatttcttttgattctgtcttcATCAGTGCTCTCCATAATGCATGGATCTAAGGGTGATATTTGTGACAATGCCTGGACCAGATAAATTAACATGTTGTAACTTCTGGGTTTATGTCTGTGGTAATAATCAA
This is a stretch of genomic DNA from Nycticebus coucang isolate mNycCou1 chromosome 14, mNycCou1.pri, whole genome shotgun sequence. It encodes these proteins:
- the LOC128564409 gene encoding olfactory receptor 10T2-like; the protein is MSNHTAVSTFFLWGFSSFPDLEILLFVVIFFFHVTILASNMSIMVAIKLSHNLHTPMYFLLCGLSLSETCTTMVVIPRMLVDLLSENKTISLPECATQMFFFFGLAANNCFIMAAMSYDRYTAIRNPLHYHTLVTRKTCLHLMMTSWVVGSLVSLWIAITIFNLSFCDLNTIQHFFCDISPVVCLACDYTSFHEMVIFVLSAFVLVGSFILIMISYVFIVFIVMRMPSAEGRYKAFSTCFSHLTVVSIHYGFACFVYLRPKNRDSFPEDMLMAVTYTVLTPLLNPIVYSLRNKDMQIALKKSLGRFSPLMTNKIF